The Populus alba chromosome 6, ASM523922v2, whole genome shotgun sequence genomic interval GCTGAAATTGCTTTTACAACACTGGACCAATCTTGGAGATTTCATCACTTCTCAGCTTGTCCATGCCTCAAAAAGAATAGCTTTCAGATTTCTGTTGAATTTGTTTGAGAGCTGAAATTGCTTCTACAGCACCGCATCAGTCTTGGAGATTTCATCCCTTCTCAACTTGTCCATGTTATAGTAATTGACCTGTCATTCTATTCCCCTTTTGCAGGCTCTTGCCTTGCATAATTATGCCTTTGTATGCTCTTTTATGCATATATTACTCTGTCTATGCATGGAAACATCTACATTTTGGTACTGTTTTAGGCTTTGAACTCATTTGTTaatcttttataaaaactaaaatttgaaaatcatcTCTAGTATTATTCTAACCttttttaatatgctttttttcttaatttctagtGAAATTATGGTTTCATAATTATTGCTTTTAAAATCATCACTTCAATTCTGacggtatttttttttccatatatgTGTCAATGAGAATTATAAGTTTCTGCTTTTTCCACACTCTACCCATGCTTTGTTTAGATTTTTGTTCTGTTATATCTATGTataccattttttatttgtgcttGCATGTAATATGATTTTGACGTGCATGATCATTGGTTTTTCACACATCAGGTTTATGGGGCTCTACGCATGAGTGTGAAAATGTTCTTAATGTGGAATTCCAAAATGATCATAGATGGCAGTGAAGATGTAACTGTTGCGACTTCTTTGCTTGAGGCTAGCAATCTAGTTGTTCTTAAGGTACTTTCTCATTGTGACTGGCATATTTTACTTGTGCTGTGTTTTGCAAATGATATGCTAATCCTTTTTTTGTAAAACAGGAATCATCTGTCATACATTCTAATGCCAACCTGGGGGTTCATGGTCAAGGTCTATTGAATTTGTCTGGATCAGGCAATTGGATTGAAGCTCAACGTTTGGTTCTATCACTTTTTTATAGTATTCATGTAAGctgtgttttataataacagtAACAATTAGTTGTATTGATGGCTTACAAGTTCACTTTGCTTGTTGGTTACTTAGTGGTTCagtatctttgtttttttttgggaagAAAACTGCGATTCTAGCACGTTGAGGTTGTTCTCTTTTCTCAgttttatagtaattttttgCCTGCTGAACTGGTTTGATTTGCAGTACTTGAAAAGTGTTTGCACTGTTTCATCTGTCTTTAGCAGTCATGGCTGCTGGGATGAGATGTATTTTTATTAGGTGCagttaatttcattaattcttACTCAATAGCACATGCCTTTTTTGGATGTTcaatatttttgtcaatttttaaaagtcaacaaatttttttttagttttccaaTAATATCCCATAGCCTTTATTGTATGCTAAAATGAACTTTCAATTTGAATATTCAAATGGACTAGGGTTAACTTTGGAAAGTTTGTGTCAATGTATTAATTGCAATCTTCCTAAAACATTCTGCTCTCGCCAAGTGTATTTCTGAGGGACTGTGGTATGGAGTATTTCTTTTGTGAGAGCTATTGTGGCAATAagtctgtttctttctttctttgttctaCTGATAGTAATGTTGTTGTAGCCCAGTTCTAATCCCGGAAACCTTTGTTGTGCAATGTTTGTGTGCACATGACCAGTTTGTGTTCTAATTATTAATGACTAAttatgcatttttaatttttcacaagGTTGCACCTGGATCTATGTTGCGTGGTCCTGTGGAGAATGCAACAAGTGATGCAATGTAAGTCcatattttattggatttttttgttctctctgGTTTATGTTTGAACTTACAGAGTTTTGTGGTTTTACTTCTGTAGTACACCAAGGCTCCATTGCCAACTTGAGGAGTGCCCTGCGGAACTTTTTCATCCTCCTGAAGATTGCAATGTGAACTCATCTCTTTCTTTTACCCTTCAGGTGATCCTTGAATAGAAGTTGCATGTTATAAGGTTTGTAATTTACTTATTCCAGCTTATCTAACTTTTTTCCCCATATATTTCAGATATGCCGAGTGGAGGATATTACAGTTGAGGGACTTATAGAAGGATCTGTTGTCCATTTTAATCAGGCAAGAGCAATATCTGTTCCATCTTCTGGAACAATAAGTGCATCTGGCATGGGtaatactctcttttttttctttgtacaatattttttaatggacaTTTGTCTACCCATTTCAGTTTACGCAGAATCTCCTCCCTCCCCACCCTTCCTTGTTCCACCTTTCCCTGCACACACAATAGATTCATTGAATACCCTCGCGCAGACATGTATGCCCACATTTTTTTAAGCTGCATTTTGGATAGTGTGAGAAGACTCGAGTTCATTTGTTGTGTTTGAATAAAGATAAGATAAGTTTGTGTTCACATTGAAGATTCATATTTAGACAGAATTGCTGATAGCATTGTACTCATGTAGGCTGCACTGGTGGTGTGGGTAGAGGTAGTGGTTTAAGCAATGGGATTGGCAGTGGTGGTGGCCATGGTGGCAAAGGTGGGTCTGCATGTTACAATGGTAGTTGTGTTGATGGTGGTGTTTCATATGGTGATGCAGAGCTACCTTGTGAACTTGGTAGTGGAAGTGGAGAGGAAAACTCTTCTGTTTCTACTGCAGGTGGTGGCATTATAGGTAAGCTTGTGCTTTGGATCAATTTATCAGCTAATAACTTTCAGCTTTGTTTTGACATACATATGATGTGTTATCTTTTATCCGTGTCATTCGAAAATGGTCACCTTCTGCATGAAATATGGTAAGGGATCTCTCTCAACAGAGTGATATTTGGATCACCTCTTTCCtggatatattaaaaataataatatttgtacaTTTTAGCCAGCAACTTTTAACATAGTTAAGTTGCCCATTTGCATTTTAGGGAAGTTGGTTGTGTTTGTGTTCCTTTGCTATTTTACCTTCAAACCGATTCACTCATATTCATTTGGTCTACCTGTCTGGTCAGTAATGGGTTCATTGGAGCATCCTTTGTCAAGTTTGTCTGTTGAAGGTTCAGTCAGAGCTGATGGTGAAAGCTTTAAAGGAATCACTAGAGACCAACTGGTTGTCATGAAAGGTACTGCTGGAGGTCCCGGCGGTGGTTCTGGAGGAACTATTCTTCTGTTCTTGCATACTCTAGATCTTGGTGAGCATGCTGTACTTTCAAGTGTTGGGGGATATGGTAGTCCAAAGGGGGgcggtggaggtggtggtggaagAGTTCACTTCCATTGGTCAGACATTCCAACTGGGGACATGTACCAGCCCATTGCTCGTGTGAATGGAAGCATCCACACTTGGTTTGTATTCTATATGATCTATTTAAACACTGCATTTTCTGGTGGTGCCAGATAATTCTGATCCACaaggttttctttttccaagAAATATTGGAAAACACAATGAGAATTTATCAGataatattgattatttaattcattctaTATTTTGATCATTAGATTTGCCTGatgttcaaaattaatttgttcTTAATATTAAGTTTTCAAGAGGCtgttggaaaaaaataacttgagaaTTATGGTTTAGTTTAGTCTCAAAAGttatttattatgaattgtAATGAAGTTTAGAAGCCATTTTGAAGGAAAGACAAATGTTAAAGAGAAGGATTCAGTGTCTGAAACCACAGGAATTTAAAGACTAACAAGGATGCTGAATAGTTTGGTTATTGAATGgtcaaataaacaataattatgaatttaagatatttaatatgcCTACTTGATACGAGATGTTGAGTGACTGGCTGTGTAATTAAGTGGATGCTGTCCACCTGCTGTCTCAACATAGCTAAAGACACCGGCCAAGATGGTAAGGGACTATATTGCTCATTGATTTTATGAATATATAGTGGGGAATCTGCATACTCACATAAACTTATAGGAAGATATAGTGGGGCTTCTGCATGCACTGGCATAAACTAAAAAGGATGACAAATAGAGCTTCCATGTCATATGCTGAGCTCATTACTGAGAAAGCTTGTATGATCCTCCTAAAACATTGCTCGTTAATGTTTctgttaatattatatttcagGCATTGACTGAATGGAAGCTATAAATTGCTGTTTGAGCAAGTATTAGGTTATCTTTGCCATATGCTTTTTCTTGACTCTTCCCAAAGATCACAAATAGCATACTTATTCACCTTTCCTTCAGCCCATCACAAACagatttttatcatttgttttgaGTTCTTGGAGGGACTGAATCCTTTACTAAATGCAGTCTGCCCTCTGCACCTTGAGCATTGTGAATGTATAATCTATGTTGAACTACTGATGTTAATTTTAACTGTTGTCTCTGAGATGTGCATTCTTGATCTGATTGGGTTTCACTCTTCATTGCAGGGGAGGATTGGGAAGAGATGATGGTCATGCTGGGGAAAATGGAACAGTGACGGGGAAAACTTGCCCAAAGGGGCTGTATGGAATATTTTGTGAGGTAGTGTTGTGATTTCTTGACTTTGTGATTTCATCTGCGCATGTCTCTTCTTGAGTTAATTATTGCAGGTGGCATGTCTTATGTTGAGAGTATATGCGTGGGTGTTAGGAATTATAATCTTGTTATCATTGAATATGATCGTATTTGAGAAAATAATGTGATGTTCAATGTCGGTTGCATTTGTagcaaggtaaaaaaaattgaaggtgaATTGTTAGCATCATAATTTTTACAACAGTAATTGTTTAGGGGCAAAACTAATGTCAGAAGGATGTTCCAAGTGTTAGCAAGTTAAACAGTACATCTTGACTAGGAATAGGGAGAAAAAGAGTAAGATTGAGAGCGTTCCACCCCAGCCCCCACCCCCTTCTCCCTTCAATCTATGCATGCTAAAACCATATGAGGGACAAGTGTGTAAATTgttgaattttctttcttttcattcagTTTGTGCTAAACTAAAACTATTTTGTAACTTTTTGAATTGTGAATCCTTTACAGTATGCTTCAGCTTTCTTTTtaccatttaaatttttagaccATATAAATGCACCATTCAATCATCTAATCAGAAATAAGGTATCAGTTTCATGACAAATGGTATTAGTTTTTTAGGGAGTTCTGATATGATAATCCTTCTGGTGATAGTTTCAGACATCTcgtttaaaacaattattaactACTTTAAAGCTGTATTCTACAGTCTTCATtttctccttcatttttttctgtACTTCTTCAGGAATGTCCAGTTGGCACATATAAGAATGTATCTGGATCTAGTAGAGTGCTTTGTCATTCGTGCCCTGCTGAGGATCTTCCTCGTCGTGCTGCTTATATTGCTGTTCGAGGTATTTTAAAGCTGGGAGTTCTTAAGTATTTTGCCTGATCTAAAACGACATACCGGGGCGGCTGGCTGCCTGAAACTTGTATAATTTCATAGTAAAATTTAATCTCTGAAATTTTACCATCTCCTAAATTCATCTTTATATGCAAAGGAGATACTAGACTGCTCAAACTTTTTTATTCTATGTCAAAGCAACAAACGTCTGctaaagttgaattttcttgaGATGGACAAATAATTTGGAGGGAGGGGTTGCAAAGGTTCGGGCATGCATGCTTTCACACACAATGCTGGAAGACACCATGCATTTGCAGGCACATGCATTATACTTGTGTTCATAATCCTAAACAGTGCAAATCCTCACTTTGTCCACTTTACCAGGTGGCATTGCTGAAACTCCATGTCCTTACAAATGTGTTTCGGAGAGATTTCACATGCCACATTGTTATACAGCCCTAGAAGAGTTGATTTACACGTTTGGCGGGCCATGGCtgttttgtcttcttcttttgggTCTCCTCGTCCTCTTAGCGCTGGTGCTCAGTGTTGCTCGGATGAAATTTGTTGGGGTGGATGAATTACCTGGTCCAGCTCCCACTCAACATGGCTCTCAGATAGATCATTCTTTTCCCTTCCTAGAGTCATTAAATGAGGTTTCTCCATGTCTCAGCATGTTAATTTCTGTTCATTTAAAAGTTGTATTTAGAACCCAGCTTAGGCCTTGGATATATCTCCCTTCTCttgatctttatatatatagaagaatttGAAGGGAGGGCTTCACTAGTTTATGTATAGATTGACAAGTTGCGTATCACTTTTCAGGTTTTGGAAACAAATAGAGCTGAGGAGTCTCAGAGTCATGTGCACAGAATGTATTTTATGGGCCGTAATACTTTCAGTGAGCCTTGGCATCTTCCCCATACCCCTCCTGAGCAAATAAAAGAGATTGTGTAAGTTAATTCTCATACTGTTTTTTACAGGAATGGCTTAGTTGGCTCAGTTCTTCTGCCAAACTTTGGGTTTTTGATATCAATTATCATTGCAAAGCTATGTTTTCACCTTATTTATGATGGTCTATCAGATATGAGGGTGCATTCAATACATTTGTGGATGAGATTAATGGTATAGCTGCTTATCAATGGTGGGAAGGTGCAATTTACAGTATAGTATCTGTTCTTGCGTACCCCCTTGCATGGTCATGGCAGCAATGGAGACGGAGAATTAAACTGCAAAGACTGCGAGAGTTTGTTCGATCGGAGTATGACCATGCTTGCTTGCGCTCTTGCCGTTCACGGGCTCTCTATGAAGGGCTTAAGGTTTGTTTGTGTGGTGATTTTCTTTTGCCCATTCACACCACCCATTTTTTCTATTCCTTTTCCCTTCAAAACGTGCATGTCATGTGGCTTACTTTTGGTTCtattagtttcaaattttgttgCACATACATTAAAAGTTTAGCCATTTATTGTTATTGTAcatttttgtttgaatattattttaagtgaaTGGAGAGGGTGATATGTTTTATTGTTGTGCAtcaatttgaaactttttttttttaaggatttaaaacatgttttatgttCCTTCAAAAGCCTAAGACCTTGTGTAAAAGAATCATAAATATTTGGCTCAAAATGGTCTTTGTTCTCTAGGTAGCTGCAACCTCTGATTTAATGCTCGGATACTTGGATTTCTACCTTGGTGGAGATGAGAAGAGAACTGATATTCCTGCTCGCCTACATCAAAGATTTCCAATGTCTATACTTTTTGGAGGTGATGGAAGTTACATGGCTCCTTTCTCAATTCAAAGTGACAATATTCTTACCAGCCTCATGGGCCAGGTTTGGCATCTGCTTCCAAGAACTCAATGCTAACAAGTTTGTCATTTTCACTTTTAAGGTTAGGGAGCTTAATCAATACGTTGCAGTTTGTAGCTCAAAATTGATTTACCTTTTACCTTATGGCTTGCAGATGGTTGCTCCTACCACTTGGTATCGAATAGCTGCTGGTTTGAATGCACAACTGCGCCTGGTTTGTCGTGGGCGGCTAATAGCAACTTTTCGACCTGTCCTTAGATGGCTTGAAACACATGCTAATCCAGCTTTGAGAAGCCATGGA includes:
- the LOC118030844 gene encoding uncharacterized protein, which translates into the protein MARFQFIFTFIPILITIITLTTNLRVLCSDSESGSFSVIDFDSNLLFHQDYSPPAPPPPPPHPPSASCTDDLGGIGSIDTVCQIVADVNLTRDVYIEGKGDFYIHPGVRFHCPNFGCSITINVSGNFNLSVNSSIVTGTFELVANNASFFNGSVVNTTGLAGDPPPQTSGTPQGLEGAGGGHGGRGACCLVDKEKLPEDIWGGDAYSWSSLQDPWSYGSKGGSTSKEVDYGGAGGGRVKMKVKEYLAVDGAILADGGYGGVKGGGGSGGSILLKAYKMTGGGRISACGGNGFAGGGGGRVSVDIFSRHDDPQIFVHGGNSLGCPENAGGAGTLYDAVARSLTVSNHNMSTDTDTLLLEFPYQPLWTNVYVRNHARATVPLLWSRVQVQGQISLLCSGVLSFGLAHYASSAFELFAEELLMSDSIIKVYGALRMSVKMFLMWNSKMIIDGSEDVTVATSLLEASNLVVLKESSVIHSNANLGVHGQGLLNLSGSGNWIEAQRLVLSLFYSIHVAPGSMLRGPVENATSDAITPRLHCQLEECPAELFHPPEDCNVNSSLSFTLQICRVEDITVEGLIEGSVVHFNQARAISVPSSGTISASGMGCTGGVGRGSGLSNGIGSGGGHGGKGGSACYNGSCVDGGVSYGDAELPCELGSGSGEENSSVSTAGGGIIVMGSLEHPLSSLSVEGSVRADGESFKGITRDQLVVMKGTAGGPGGGSGGTILLFLHTLDLGEHAVLSSVGGYGSPKGGGGGGGGRVHFHWSDIPTGDMYQPIARVNGSIHTWGGLGRDDGHAGENGTVTGKTCPKGLYGIFCEECPVGTYKNVSGSSRVLCHSCPAEDLPRRAAYIAVRGGIAETPCPYKCVSERFHMPHCYTALEELIYTFGGPWLFCLLLLGLLVLLALVLSVARMKFVGVDELPGPAPTQHGSQIDHSFPFLESLNEVLETNRAEESQSHVHRMYFMGRNTFSEPWHLPHTPPEQIKEIVYEGAFNTFVDEINGIAAYQWWEGAIYSIVSVLAYPLAWSWQQWRRRIKLQRLREFVRSEYDHACLRSCRSRALYEGLKVAATSDLMLGYLDFYLGGDEKRTDIPARLHQRFPMSILFGGDGSYMAPFSIQSDNILTSLMGQMVAPTTWYRIAAGLNAQLRLVCRGRLIATFRPVLRWLETHANPALRSHGVHVDLAWFQATTSGHCQYGLLVHAVEEESEHTSVEGIDGAKQIEEDSRLTKNTNQENPSGHWREEVFVSQAHRNRDSYMRRKRIYGGIIDTNSLRMLEEKRDLFYLISFIVHNTKPVGHQDLVGLVISTLLLGDFSLVLLTLLQLYSFSLAGVFMVLFILPLGILMPFPAGINALFSHGPRRSAGLARIYALWIVTSLINVVVAFICGYIHYNSQSSSSKKFPFQTWSISMDESEWWIFPAGLVVCKILQSQLINWHVANLEIQDRSLYSNDFELFWQS